GAGTGAACGGCGTGGGGCCCGGGTAAACCAAACCGACAAAGTCAGGACGTGGCGAAACACGAGCCAGTGGATCGGAAGGTTCGCTGTGTTTGCTTTGAAAGTCATCAAAGAACAACGCGGCCGGCGCGGCCAATTCGGCGCCGGCTGAAAAACCAACGAAGCCAATTTTGTCGGGGTCCAACTTCCACTCGGCGGCGTGATCGCGAACGATGCGTATCGCTTGGAATGCGTCGCGGACGGCGTCGGTGGTTGGTTCATATCCGTCGACCCGAAGTCGATTGCGCAGCACGATGGTTGACACACCTTGCGTCGCAAAGAACGGCACCAGATCCAACCCCTCGGGCCCCAACCAAAGGATTTTGTGCCCACCACCTGGTGCAACGATCACCGCGGCGCCGTTGCGTTGGCGATCTTCGGCTAGATGCACTTCAATCGTTGGATTGTGGACATTGAGCGTATTGAGCAATCGATCGTAGTTACCCGTCGTGTTGTACTTCTCGGCTTCATGAACACGATCTGCATTCAACGCAGACGAATCGCCCGGATACAACGACAACACGATTCCGCCCGGTAACGCAGCCTCAGGAACAAATGGCCCATCGGCCGCGGTCCGCACGCGACTCGCCCCAATGTCTTGAGCCAAACAAACGGATGAACAAAGAACCCAAGCCACCAACGCAAATCGGATTGTCATTTGGTTTCGATCAAAGAAAGGAAGGAGAAGTTTCCTGAGGCAACGCGTTTCACTGTCCCATTAGATCTTTAAACTTGGCGCCGACACAACTCATTCGATGGAAAGCAAACCGGTTCGCTCTGAGCGTCTTAGTACCGAAGCGTCATCGCACCGCAACAAGACTGCAATTGCCAAGCGGCAAACAGAGTTAGATGGGTACAAAAAAAAAGAGACAGCCTGCATTTCAATGCGAGCCATCTCTTGTTTTGATCCGTGCGAGGAACAGGTCATCCTCCGAAGAGGATCTGGGTCCTGAACCGTTATTAGCAACCGCAAGGAGCGGCGACTGGTGCACAGCAGCTTTGACGAGCAGCGCGACGATCGCGAAGCTTTTGGATCAACTTGCAGCCTTTGCGAGGAGCTTCGCAGCAAGTTGGTGCTGGTTCTGGGCAGCAAACTGGTGCTGGTGCACAAACAGGTTCTGGTGCACAGCAAACTGGTTCTGGAGCGCAAACAGGAGCTGGTGCAGGTGCACAGCAAACTGGTTCTGGAGCGCAAACAGGTGCAGGAGCTTCGCAGCAAACTGGTTCTGGAGCACAGGTTGGAGCACATGCTGGTGCACAAGCATCAGCCTTGCAACGACCGAACAACTTGCCGAAGCAACCGGCGTCCGAGTTGGGAGCCACGATGGTACCGACCAAAGCGAACATCGCAAACAAAACAATCGACTTCATTTCTGCCTCCTAGGGGCTGAAAAAGGGTTGTGAAGTGCGGATTCTAGGGATCAAACAGAATGCAGCAACTAGGCAACCTAGGAACCTAGCCACTTCGCGGAGAAAAAAACCCGTTTTCGACCGTTCTGGTGATATTTTGCACACTAAATTGAAAGCATTTCTCTTGACTATTCGCCCAAACAGCCTCCAGATCTAGTTTTTTCCGCTTTTTCGAGTGGTCATACCATCAGCGACCGCCAGTCCGCCAAAAACCAACATGATTCCGCCGTTGATCGCAATCACAATGGCTGGCTCGCCAATCCCCAAAATCAGCATCAAACCTGTCACCGCCCCCTGACCGAACATCGCCAATAACGACCACCGAAACGTTTTTTGGCGGCGCAGTGCGATCATGACGGGTGCCATCCAAACGCCGGGAACGTTCAACAGGAAGCACATGCCGCCTTGCCGGTCCACATTACCGGCACGCAGCAACACGACCGTAAACGTGACAAAACCGATCGCCGCCACAGTCGTCAGCAACAGCAACACCCAGCGCCGGCGTGGATCATCAGTCTCAGTCTTTCGAAGCACGTCACGCAGTAACGTCGAATCTTCGTCGATCGGGCTGGGCGGGACATAGGGATTTGCAACCATCTCGAGTCCATTTCACTGCTTCGCAAACTTGCCAATGCGGCCAAGTTCATCAATGCCGACGGGCATTTGAGTCTCTCGCACGGTCTCAAAGCGACTTGAAAGACCACTCTCGAAACGTGGCGTCCGTGTCGACAACGCGCAGCCCAGCTTTGCCTGATCTGTATTGATCGTCTTGCACTTTCAACTTAACGGTGTCGTTGTGAACGACCGCAATCTCATCACCAACAATCCGGACGGCAAGCCGCTGCGGTATCGATGGATCGAACGTGCAATCGACTCGCGCTAGCTCGGTCCACTTTTTCCCGTCCATCTTGCCGACGACCAGCAAACTCGTTTTCGGAACCAGTCCGGCAAAGTAACCTCGCTGGGCGTCGTAGCCGATTGAAACCGCGGAGCATCGAAACAAGATGCCCGCGTCACGTGACTGGGTTTGACCTTGAAAATCGATGACCACCGAAATCTCAGCATCGTCCGCAACCGCTCGATTGAACACGACCTTTTCGCCGCTGCGATATTCGTTGATCGGGACCCCAGGTCGGGCACCCAATTGAATCTCATCCTTCGTAGCCGCATAGAATTGGTGGTGGCCGTAATAGCTGAAACCGTCCGTCTTGGGCGACTTTTCGCTTGACGATTCGCCCGATGGGCGATGCAGAATCGATCCGGTAGCGACAGGTTTTCCAAAAACAGGAAAGCCTTGCTCGTCCACGTTCATTGGCTGCACAAAAATCGCTCGACGCCAACCCGGTTCGCGATCTCGCTTGGCATGGAACACATGCCACCACTGTTTATCGTCAAGCGAGCGGACGAAACAGGAATGCCCAACGCCGTACGTCGACTCACTGCTCTCGAACACCGGATCAGGACGCTTCTTCCACGATTCAGAGTTCAGTGGATCGTCGCCCCGCAGTTCCAGCATCCCCAGTTTGTAGTTCGGCATCCACGACGCTCCACACGAATACACAATCGCGGTAGCATCGCCGGACTGGAAAACTTGCGGGCCTTCGTTGAGTCCTTTGGCCGTTGCGTTCGATTCGATACGTTCCCACTGAAAATCATCGTGGTTGCAAATACGGACTCTCGGCCCAACCAATTCGGTCGGCGACTTCATTTCGGCAATGTACAGATATTGCTGGTCAGTCTTTGGTGCATCCCACCCCGACCAGATTGCATAGCGGCGCTGGTCATATTCCAGCACGGTCATGTCGATGGACCAAAGATTCGGCGAGTCACGATCGCTACCTGCACCGGTCTTCAACGGCCCAATCAATTCGTATTCACTCAGCACGTCAGCAGTCGCTGACCGCAAGACATAAGTCTTGTGATTTTCGTTGTTGCCATCCGAAGCCGCAAAGTAAATGTGCCAGTGTTCGTCAAGGAAATGCAGTTCGGGGGCCCACAGTTCTTTCGAGAAGGGGCCGAACGGCGGAGCTGTCCAGACGATGTGCTTCTCGCCCAGCGAAGTTAGCGACGGGCTCTTGTGAATCGCTAGTTCTCGGTTCCCTTCCGAAAAGCACCACAAATAGCCACCTGACAAAGGGTCGCGAGTCACCCAAGGATCAGCCCCCTCACCAATCGGATTAACAAACAGATTCGACGACAAAGCGCCGGCAATACTCGCTTCCTGAGCAGTCGCTACGCCAACACCCGCAACAAAACTGATGCCTAAAACCAGAACCATCGCAACAGTGTCGCGCCACCAACGCATCAGTGAAAACGCAGTTCCAAGGTTCCGATCAACAATCATCAGTTTCGCCTTCTGGTTCATTTTTGGTCTTCAAGTCGTCTCAGCCCGGCGCGACAAACGTAAGCAGCAAGCAAAGTGGGGCGGTTGATCGCACCATCGATCGTCTAGATTACTACAACATTCGTCGCAAAATTCTCAGAGAGCTTCGCGAGCCAACGAAGACGACAAGGAAAACCTCTGCAATTTTCCATGTGAACAAATGCGAGACTTGCTGGCACCGTGTTCACGCAAATCTACCGCTCGGCCGGCATGCCCTAGAGCTTGCCTTCCACACCCAGGTCGTGGAAGAAGTGCGAAACCTTGTCTTGGTTTTCCAGTAGCCAATCGATCGACGGTTCACACGCGATGGCCTTGGCGATCGCTTTGACAGTCGCTTCGCGGTGAATGCGAAACAACTCTTGATGGTCGACTTTTTCGACCTTCAAGACACCGGGGTCCAACCAAACCGAATAGATGATGCCTAGATCGTTGGCTTTTTCTTTGGGAATGTGCCCGGCGCGGACAGCGTCCAAAACGCCGTTGGCGATGCCAGCCTGGACGCTGCCCATCAGGATGTTGGTGTAACGGGAATTTTTGACGGTCACTTTGCTGACCATCAAGGTGACCGGACGGACTTGCACGTCGCTGTTCAAAATTGCGAACACACGGGTATGTCCTTTGACCTGATCACCGACCAACGTCGCAAGTGCCTGACCAACGGGGCCGTCGAGTTCGCCGATCACGATTTCGGGTTCGGCACATAAGTATTCGGCATCGCCTTCGACGAGGGCTTCACCGGTTCGCATCACGATTCGTTGGTTCATATTTGGGCATGCCGCGGGAGAGAAAACAGGGGCCTGTCGTGCGGCGAATCCACGCCGCGCCGAGAATCATACAACCAACTCACTTGATTTGGCAGATGAATCTCGTCTGTCCAAAAATTCGTTCTCTACGCGGGA
The DNA window shown above is from Rubripirellula reticaptiva and carries:
- a CDS encoding alpha/beta hydrolase; translation: MTIRFALVAWVLCSSVCLAQDIGASRVRTAADGPFVPEAALPGGIVLSLYPGDSSALNADRVHEAEKYNTTGNYDRLLNTLNVHNPTIEVHLAEDRQRNGAAVIVAPGGGHKILWLGPEGLDLVPFFATQGVSTIVLRNRLRVDGYEPTTDAVRDAFQAIRIVRDHAAEWKLDPDKIGFVGFSAGAELAAPAALFFDDFQSKHSEPSDPLARVSPRPDFVGLVYPGPTPFTREPETAIPANAPPSFIVCAGVDDRVHAIWADEYFSPMLRAGIPNLEMHIYARGGHGGSIGDRGGIPFGTWPQRMNEWLDDLGFLAAPGEKTKAAKDVEKRAAAK
- a CDS encoding glycoside hydrolase family 43 protein; protein product: MNQKAKLMIVDRNLGTAFSLMRWWRDTVAMVLVLGISFVAGVGVATAQEASIAGALSSNLFVNPIGEGADPWVTRDPLSGGYLWCFSEGNRELAIHKSPSLTSLGEKHIVWTAPPFGPFSKELWAPELHFLDEHWHIYFAASDGNNENHKTYVLRSATADVLSEYELIGPLKTGAGSDRDSPNLWSIDMTVLEYDQRRYAIWSGWDAPKTDQQYLYIAEMKSPTELVGPRVRICNHDDFQWERIESNATAKGLNEGPQVFQSGDATAIVYSCGASWMPNYKLGMLELRGDDPLNSESWKKRPDPVFESSESTYGVGHSCFVRSLDDKQWWHVFHAKRDREPGWRRAIFVQPMNVDEQGFPVFGKPVATGSILHRPSGESSSEKSPKTDGFSYYGHHQFYAATKDEIQLGARPGVPINEYRSGEKVVFNRAVADDAEISVVIDFQGQTQSRDAGILFRCSAVSIGYDAQRGYFAGLVPKTSLLVVGKMDGKKWTELARVDCTFDPSIPQRLAVRIVGDEIAVVHNDTVKLKVQDDQYRSGKAGLRVVDTDATFREWSFKSL
- the fae gene encoding formaldehyde-activating enzyme, producing the protein MNQRIVMRTGEALVEGDAEYLCAEPEIVIGELDGPVGQALATLVGDQVKGHTRVFAILNSDVQVRPVTLMVSKVTVKNSRYTNILMGSVQAGIANGVLDAVRAGHIPKEKANDLGIIYSVWLDPGVLKVEKVDHQELFRIHREATVKAIAKAIACEPSIDWLLENQDKVSHFFHDLGVEGKL